From a single Miscanthus floridulus cultivar M001 chromosome 8, ASM1932011v1, whole genome shotgun sequence genomic region:
- the LOC136469354 gene encoding classical arabinogalactan protein 9-like, producing MARVLSPLAARILLPHLRRAVVAAPPPPVVAPSPLLVSCGRIRSIGRGGAPFPTDPTSTSAQMAPTRSGVLSPPAMRILLPHLRCAVVAAPPPPVVAPSPLPVSCGRTRSIGRGGAPFPLDPTSTSAQMAPTAAAATRAHAHHVPAPVTSQVSGPSPRH from the coding sequence ATGGCGCGCGTCCTCTCCCCACTGGCGGCGCGCATCCTCCTGCCCCATCTGCGGCGCGCGGTCgtggctgctcctcctccaccgGTGGTGGCGCCCTCTCCCCTTCTGGTCAGTTGCGGGCGGATCCGATCGATTGGGCGTGGCGGCGCTCCTTTCCCGACGGATCCGACCTCGACGTCCGCGCAGATGGCCCCCACGCGCAGCGGCGTTCTCTCCCCGCCGGCGATGCGCATCCTCCTGCCCCACCTGCGGTGCGCGGTCgtggctgctcctcctccaccgGTGGTGGCACCCTCTCCCCTTCCGGTCAGCTGCGGGCGGACCCGGTCGATTGGGCGTGGCGGCGCCCCTTTCCCGTTGGATCCGACCTCAACGTCCGCGCAGATGGcccccacggcggcggcggcgacccgaGCGCACGCCCACCACGTTCCGGCACCCGTCACATCTCAAGTGAGTGGGCCTTCTCCACGGCACTAG
- the LOC136472525 gene encoding uncharacterized protein: MAAAAAQQKIRWGELEEDDGGDLDFLLPPSVVVGPDENGIKKVIVYKFDDDGNKVRVTTTTRVRKLARARLSRSAIERRQWPKFGDALKEDAGSRLTMVSTEEILIERPRAPGSKAEEPAASGDPLAMASKGGAVLMVCRTCGKKGDHWTSKCPYKDLAPPTETFTDRPPTSDGPPAPGGPVKGAYVPPTMRGGADRTGDSMRRRNDENSVRVTNLSEDTREPDLLELFRSFGPVSRVYVAVDQKTGSSRGFGFVNFVHREDAEKAISKLNGYGYDNLILRVEWATPRPN; the protein is encoded by the exons atggcggcggcggcggcgcagcagaaGATCCGGTGGGGGGAGCTGGAGGAGGACGACGGCGGGGACCTCGACTTCCTCCTCCCGCCGAGCGTCGTCGTCGGGCCCGACGAGAACGGCATCAAGAAAGTCATCGTGTACAAATTCGACGACGACGGCAACAAGGTCAgggtcaccaccaccacccgaGTCCGCAAGCTCGCGCGGGCGCGCCTCTCCCGCAGCGCCATCGAGCGCCGCCAGTGGCCCAAGTTCGGCGACGCCCTCAAGGAGGACGCCGGCTCCAGGCTCACCATGGTCTCCACCGAGGAGATCCTCATCGAGCGACCCCGCGCCCCAG GGAGCAAAGCTGAGGAACCAGCTGCATCCGGTGACCCGCTGGCTATGGCGAGCAAGGGAGGTGCTGTTCTCATGGTTTGCAGAACCTGTGGGAAGAAGGGCGATCACTGGACCTCAAAGTGTCCCTACAAGGACCTGGCACCACCGACTGAAACTTTCACGGACAGGCCTCCTACGTCCGATGGCCCTCCTGCACCAGGCGGTCCTGTGAAGGGAGCATATGTTCCCCCAACCATGAGAGGAGGCGCTGATAGGACTGGAGACTCGATGCGCCGCAGGAACGACGAGAATTCCGTCCGTGTCACCAACCTCTCGGAGGACACCCGTGAGCCTGACCTCCTTGAGCTCTTCCGCTCGTTCGGCCCTGTCAGCCGTGTCTACGTCGCGGTGGATCAGAAGACTGGGTCGAGCAGGGGGTTTGGGTTCGTCAACTTTGTTCACAGGGAGGATGCGGAGAAGGCGATCAGCAAGCTCAATGGGTATGGTTATGATAACCTTATCCTCCGAGTCGAGTGGGCGACGCCAAGGCCCAACTAG